The DNA region AGGGATCTCGAGCAAGCCTGGCTTCACGGCGGACCTGTCGTACGACTACCTGAACCAGAACCACCAGCGCTACGGCAGTGCGGCGGCCTCCCCCGGCCTGATCAACAGCCAGCTCGCTGCCGGCCAGGAAGTCGAGGCCTATACCAGAACTCAGACCGTCACCGCCTCGCTGATCTATAACGACGACGACTGGGGGATCAGCGTGCAGGTCCCCTATGTCATGCGCAGCCACGGCACCTACGGCACCACCGCCCCGCTGGGCTCCAGCTACTCCGCCTCGGCGGACGCCAGTGTGGGCGACATCCGCCTCGTCGGTCGCTATACCGGCCTGTCCGAGGAGGGGGCCAGCGGCCTCATCGCCGGCATCAAGCTGCCCACCGGCAATTTCGGCAAGAACTTCGACAGCGGCACCGCCGCCGGCACCCCGCTGGACGCCGGCCTGCAGATCGGCACCGGCTCCACCGACCTCATCCTCGGCGCCTACACCACCGGCACCGTCGACACCTACGGCTGGTTCCTGCAGGGCACCGTCCAGCATGCCGTGGCCACCCAGCAGGCGCTGGGCAACCTGTACTACCGTCCCGGCGACGCCTATCAGCTGAACACCGGCATCCGCTATGCGGGCTTCGGCGCCAAGGTCTCGCCCATGCTGCAGCTGAACGTGATCAAGCGCGAGGTCGACAGCGGCGCCTTCACCGTCCCGGTCGATCCGGTCACCGGCGTGTCGGTCAGCGGCGGCACCCTGGCGTATCTGGCCCCCGGCGTATCGGTGCGTGTCGGCGGCGGCGCGTCCGTCTACGGCTTCGTGCAGATCCCGATCTACCAGAACGTCAATTCTCTCCAGCTGACGCCGGGCTATACCCTGACGCTGGGGCTGAGGCAGTCTTTCTGAGGCGAACCGGATGATGGAACCCCGCATGGAACGATCCTTTCTGCCGCCTGCGCCGATCTCCTGGGCAGGCGTGCTGCTGGCGCTGCTGCTGTGTTCGGCTCCCGCGGTGCGGGCGGGCGCATGGGATCTGAAGGATACGGCCGGGGTGCATCACACGCTGGCTGCGGAGAAGGGCAAGTGGGTGCTGGTGAATTTCTGGGCGCCGTGGTGCCCGCCCTGCCTGCAGGAGATGCCCGAGCTGGAGGCGCTGCAGCAACAGCGCAAGGATGTGCAGGTGATCGGTGTGGCCGTGCTGTACCGCAAGCGGCAGGAGGTGCTGGATGCGCTGCGCTCGACGGCGGTGTCGTATCCCATCGTGCTGGGTGACGAGGATGTCGCCAGCGATTTCGGCGAGATGCGCGGCATGCCCACCAGTTTCCTCTACGATCCTTCAGGCAAGCTCGTCGGAAAACACGATGGACCGGTTACCAGGGAGGAGGTGGAGCAGGCACTGACGCAAGGACCGAACCTGGCAAAGCTATTCCCCCGCTGATCCGCAACGCCGCTGTTCCAAACTCAATATCACTTCAGTTCGTCGAACAGCATCTCCAGCCGGAAGCTGAACTGCGGGCTGGGCCGGAACTGGCGCTCGCGCGGGAAATGCAGTTGCGGGCTGAAATCGAAGAACATCCATTTCCGGTGCAGCCGATAGCGATACTGCATCAGCACGACATAATCGATCACCTGCGTCGTCGGCTGGCTCACGCCGATGGCGCTTGCCTGATACATCATGGCCCTGCGCTCATCCAGGGTGTGAAACACCGTCAGATCCTGGCGCAGGTCGAAGTTCTGCGTGTTATTGAGCCAGTTGGCGGAACTGGTGGCACGAAACAGTACCGGTTCGCTGATGGTATGGTCGATATCCATCTGGGTGGTTTCGCCCGCACCGATGGTGTTGAACCAGAATGCCGTCTCCGTCAGCTTCACGCGCCATTCTTCCAGCGGTGACATTTCCACGCTGGCGCGCGTGCGTGCAAAAGGTGTCGTACTCAATCCCTGGAACTTGAGTCCGCCGTCCGCGCTCAGGTGCCAGCGCTCAGCTTCCTGCTGCATAAAGCGTAATGCAGCACCGAAACTCTGCTGTGCTGCAGGCTCATTCGGCTGCTGCGGCAGTTGCTGTATCTGGGTCGGGTCGACGACAGCATTCTTGTCCGGGTTCGTTTCCAGCAACAGGTGCAGCTTCTGTTCCGCGATAGGCAAATGCACATTCGCCCTGCCGGAAAAAGTGAAGCCCGGCTGTCCGGCGTAGCCGGCCACCCGATTGACATCCATCTCGAATACGCTGTCGTTGCTCTCCTGATAATGCCGGTCGTCGCCGAAGAACCGGTCGATGCTGCTCACCAGGCCGACGAGTTTCCCGGACAAGTAATCGCGCGGGGTATCCAGCATGTTCGCTGCGTCTTGCGGTGCGGCAGGTGGCAGCGGGGGCCCCGCCATCTCCGGCGGAGGCCCGACCATCTCAGGCGGGGAAACGGGGACTTCGTCGCCCAGCACCAGCAGCGGAACCCACAGTGCGGCGGCCAAGGACAAGCACACCAATGTTTTGCAGGTTCGTGCGGACGGGAACCTCATGCTCCTCAGGCGGGAAACACCCCGGTGGAAAGATAGCGGTCGCCACGGTCGCAGACGATGAACACGATGGTGGCATCCCGCACCTGCTGCGAGATGCGCAACGCCACGCTCAGCGCCCCCCCGGACGAGATGCCGCAAAAGATGCCTTCTTCGCGCGCCAGACGGCGCGTCAACTCTTCCGCCTCCTGTTGCCCGACATACTCCAGCCTGTCCACGTTCTGCGGGCTATAAATCCTGGGCAGGTAAGCTTGCGGCCATTTGCGGATGCCGGGAATCTGCGCGCCCTCCTCCGGCTGCGCGCCGATGACCTGGATGGCGGGATTCTTTTCCTTGAAGAAGCGCGAGCAACCCATGATGGTGCCGGTGGTGCCCATACTGCTCACAAAATGCGTGATCCGGCCTTGCGTGTCGCGCCATATCTCCGGCGCCGTGCCTTCGTAATGAGCCCGCGGATTGTCCGGATTGGCGAACTGGTCGAGGATGAGGCCGCGTCCTTCATCGCGGAGTTTTTCCGCCGTGTCGCGCGCCAGTTCCATGCTGCCTTCTTTCGGCGTGAGCACCAGTTCGGCACCGAATGCACGCATGGTCTGGCGACGCTCCACGCTCTGGTTCTCCGGCATCACCAGGATCATCCTGTATCCGCGCATCGCCGCCGCCATCGCCAGTGCGATGCCGGTATTGCCGCTGGTCGCCTCGATCAGCGTATCGCCCGGTTTGATCTCCCCGCGCTCTTCGGCATGGCGGATCATGGAAAGCGCCGGCCTGTCCTTCACCGAACCGGCCGGATTGTTCCCTTCCAGCTTGGCCAGAATCACATTGGAAGTATCGCCGGGAATGCGTTTGAGTCTGACCAGCGGCGTGTTGCCGACATGGTCGTCCAGTGTCTTGTACATGCTCAATCCTGCAAAAAGGAAACGCCTGCATGATAAATGCTGGCGATTCCTTTTGCACTTCTAAATCTCTCTTGTCGATCCGGCACGCTGAAGCATCAACTCCGTTCGGGCCGGATCATCAGAGGGCAATGCCAGATGGGTCGAACAGCCCATCGAACAGAATGGAACTCAAGTAACGTTCCCCCGAATCCGGCAGGATCACCACAATGGTCTTGCCCGCGTTCTCCGGCTTCTGAGCCAGACGCACAGCGACCGCCACCGCGGCACCGCTGGAGATGCCGGAGATGATGCCCTCCTCGCGCGCCAGACGCAGCGCATACTGCACTGCGTCTTCGTTGCTGACCAGTTCGATATCGTCCACCAGCGACAAATCCAGCACGCCTGGCACAAAGCCCGCGCCGATCCCCTGTATCTTGTGCGGTCCGGGCTTGAGATCGAAACCCGCTCGTTTCTGTGTCAATACCGGGCTGGCGGACGGTTCCACCGCCACCGACCTGATCCGCGTGCCGCGCGTCTTCTTGAAGTAGCGCGTCACGCCGGTGATGGTGCCGCCCGTTCCCACGCCGGAGACGAAAATATCGACCTTGCCATCGGTATCGTCCCAGATCTCCGGTCCGGTGGTCGCCTCGTGGATGGCTGCATTGGCGGGGTTCTCGAATTGCTGCAACAGCACATATTTCGGATCGGAGTCCGCGATCTCCTTTGCCCTGGCCACTGCACCGCTCATGCCCTTCGCGCCTTCGGTCAGCACCAGGCGGGCACCGTAGGCTACCAGCAGCTTGCGCCGTTCGATGCTCATCGTCTCCGGCATGGTCAGCGTGAGCGGAATGCCGCGCGCTGCCGCCACGAACGCCAGCGCAATCCCGGTGTTGCCGCTGGTCGGCTCGACGATCTCCTTGCCCGGCCCCAGCAGGCCGCGCTTCTCCGCATCGTCGATCATGGCCACACCGATGCGGTCCTTCACCGAATAAGCAGGATTGCGGCCTTCGATCTTGGCGAGGATGGTGGCAACCGCACCATCGCCGATGCGGTTGAGCCTGACCAGCGGTGTATGGCCGATGGACCTGGCGTTATCTGTATACAAGTTCGACATGCATCTTCTCCTGGAACCGGGTTCACGACGATGCAAGTCTAACCATGTCCAGGTACTTAATGAACTGGTCAATTGTTATATGGTTAGAAGCGCCATCGATAACGAATCCCCTGTACATGGTACGGGTTAGATGTGCCGCAGGCACCTGCGTCACACTAGAATGAGCGGGTGTAGTATCCGGGACATCGGCGCAAGCCATGCCGTGATCCGCAACCGAACTGTACCCGTCGAGGAGAAACCAGATGATAAAAGCCTATGCTGCATTCGAACCCAGGGGACTCTTGCAACCTTTCGAATACGATCCCGGCGAATTGAAACCGCATGAAGTGGAGATCGATGTCCACTACTGCGGCATCTGCCACAGCGACCTGAACGTGATCGACAGCGACTGGGGGCGCACCTCGTATCCCGTGGTCGCCGGCCACGAGGTGGTGGGAAAGATCGGCCGGATCGGCACCAAGGTCAGGCATCTGTCCATCGGCCAGGTCGTCGGACTGGGATGGCATGCGGGCTACTGCAACGAATGCTCGTTCTGCCTCGCCGGAGACCACAACCTGTGCTCCAGTTCGCAAGCCACCATCATCGGGCATCACGGCGGCTTTGCCGACAAGGTGCGCGCGGCCTCGAACAGCGTGGTGCCCATCCCCGACGGCATCGAGCTGGAATCCGCCGGCCCCCTGTTCTGCGGCGGAATCACCGTGTTCAATCCGCTGGTGCAATTCGGCATCAAGCCCACCGACAAGGTGGCGGTCATCGGCATCGGTGGCCTGGGGCACATGGCGGTGAACTTCCTCGATGCCTGGGGCTGCGAAGTTACCGCCTTCACATCGAGCGAAAGCAAAAAGAACGAAGCGCTCAGCCTGGGCGCGCGGCATGTGCTGGACTCGCGCAACCCGGACGAACTCAAGGCTGCGGCAGGCCGCTTCGACTTCATCATCTCGACGGTGAACGTCAAACTGGACTGGAATCTTTATCTCGGCACACTGAGTCCGCGCGGTCGATTGCATTTCGTCGGCGCAACGCTGGAGCCACTCGATATCAGCGTGTTCTCGCTCATCGGCGGGCAACGTTCGGTGTCGGGTTCGCCGGTGGGCAGCCCGGCCACGATCTCCCGGATGCTGGATTTCGCCAACCGCCATCGCATCAGGCCGCAAATCGAGAAATTCAGCTTCGCGGATATCAATCAGGCCATCGCAAGGGTCAGGAGCGGGCAAGCCCGTTACCGGGTAGTGCTCTGTCGATAAGGCCGTCTTCCTTTCGACCGATCGGAAGGAGGACTGCAACTCCTTGCCCAACCGGAATAGCGGGAATCGCGAACACAGCAAGAATCGGGTAGCGGCGATGGCATGGCCTTTGGATAATGAAGTCCATATCCACTACCGGAGAATTCATGGACACGACATCCCCGTCCCGTTCCACCCTAATTACAGCCTGTCGGCATGACAGCCCAATCGGGTCACATCACGTCCGGCTGCCGACATGCATCGCTGCCGGATCGCCATCGATGACGAAGGACCTGTTCGATGCCTGATATCTCTTTCAAGGAGCAGCGCAACCAATATGAAGTCGTGGCTCGCGCCATCGCTTACCTGCGCGCTAACGCGCTCGGACAACCGCCGCTCAAGGAACTTGCCGACCATGTCGGCCTCAGTGAATTCCACCTGCAGCGCATCTTCACGGAATGGGCCGGCATCTCTCCCAAGCGTTTCCTGCAATACGTGACGAAAGAACATGCCCGGCAGGCACTCAGGGACTCGTCCGACGTATTGACGGCCGCACTCGATTCCGGCCTTTCCGGCTGCGGGCGTTTGCATGACCTGATGGTGAGCTGCGAGGCGATGACGCCGGGCGAGATCAGGAAGCTGGGGGCGGGATTGGAGATCCGGTTCGGGTTCGCCCCCACCCCATTCGGCAATGCCTTCATCGGCTGGACGTCCCGCGGCATCTGTCACTTCGAATTCAGCGATGACGAGTTCGAGACCGCGGTATCTGCATTGCAAACCCATTGGCCCAGGGCGGCATTGCTTGCCGACCCTGTCGGCGCAATCGCCCTTGCCGCAAAGATCTTCCCCGCCGTACCCGGACCGGGAGAGTTGCATCTGGTGTTGCGGGGCACCAATTTCCAGATCAAGGTATGGGAGGCCCTGCTGCAAGTCGCACCCGGACAAGTCGTGTCATATGGCCATCTGGCAGGAATGGTCGGATGCCCGAAAGCCGCACGCGCGGTCGGTTCCGCCCTCGCTGCAAATACGATAGGCTATCTGATCCCCTGCCACCGCGTGATCCGGGAGAGCGGGAAGATCGGCGACTACCGCTGGGGAAGCGTGCGCAAGATCGCACTGCTTGCATGGGAAGCGAGCCGCACGGATAACGGCAAGCAGCGATAAGTCAGTCACCTTGCAGGCAACCTCCCGCCAGGTAGCGCTACCGTCGCAGACACACCGCAACCGCGTGCAGCCACGCATACCCCGCCCAGCGCAGCCGTGCTATCCTGCTTTCGACCGCATCAAGCGTCACTCGAACAAAAGGGTTGGCCGCCGTGCATATCACCCACTATCTTCCCCGTACCCTCCCCGAGCCGCTGGCAGGGCTGACCACCCTTGCACTCGACCTGCGCTGGAGCTGGCACCACAGCACCGACACCTTGTGGCAAGCCGTCTCCCCCGAACTCTGGGAAGAGACCCGGAATCCGTGGCTGATACTCGAAAACATTTCCGACCGGCGGCTGGAAGAGCTGGCAGCAGATGCCGGCTTCGTCGAGACGCTGCAGCGCCAGCTGGAGGCACGGGAAGGACACTTCAAGAGCGACACCTGGTTTGCTTCGCAGTTCGGACAGGCATTCAGGGGATATGTGGCCTACTTCAGCATGGAGTTCGGGCTCAGCGAATCGCTGCCGATCTACTCGGGCGGATTGGGCATACTGGCAGGCGACCACCTGAAGACCGCCTGCGATCTGGGCGTGCCCCTGATCGGCATCGGTTTGCTGTATCAACAGGGGTACTTCCGTCAGGCGCTGGATGCGCAAGGCGAACAGATCGAGTTCTATCCCTATAACGCGCCCACCATGTTGCCGGTGACCCCGCTCATGGATGACCGCGGCGAATGGGTACGGGTAAACGTGGAGTTTCCGGGACGGCAGTTGATCCTGCGTGTGTGGCACGTCGAGGTTGGCCGGCGTTCGCTGTTCCTGCTCGACAGCAACGAACCGCTGAACTTCCCGGGCGACCGCGGGATCACCAGCGAGCTGTATGGCGGCGGCCAGGAAATGCGTTTACAACAGGAAATCGTGCTCGGCATCGGCGGCTGGCGCCTGCTGGAAAAAATGGGCATCGATTGCCCGGTGTGCCACCTCAACGAAGGGCATGCGGCTTTCGCGATCCTGGAACGCGCCCGCAACTTCATGCATCGCTGCGCGCAGCCATTCGAGGTGGCGCTGCGTGCCACGCGCGCTGGCAACCTGTTCACCTCGCACACGCCGGTGGAAGCCGGGGCCGACCGCTTCCCTCCCGACCTCTTCATGCATTACTTCCGGGATTACGCGAAACTGCTCGGAATCGACGAGCAACGGTTGCTGGCGCTTGGCCGCGACGGTGTCCGGAGCGATCGCGGCGAGCCGTTCAACATGGCCTATCTGGCCTTCCGCGGCGCAGGGGCGGTGAACGGCGTAAGCCGCCTGCACGGCAAAGTGAGCAGGGACATCTTTCAGCCGCTGTTCCCGCGCTGGCCTGCAGCGGAAGTGCCGGTCGGCCATGTCACCAATGGCGTGCATGTGGCAACCTGGGACTCCCAGGCCGCGGATGCATTGTGGACCGATGCTTGCGGCAAGACACGCTGGCTGGGCACGCTGGAAACCGTCGCAACCGACCTGCGTTGCCTGGATGATCGCACGTTGTGGGATTTCCGCTGCCGCGGCCGCCGGGGACTGGTCGACTTCCTGCGCACCCGCCTGGCGCGGCAGAACAGGTGGCTGAATACCACACAGGCGCAGGATCAATCCCTGGATCCCGGTTTCCTGACCCTGGGATTCGCACGCCGGTTCACCGAATACAAGCGCAACAACCTGCTGCTGCACGATCCCGACCGCCTGACCCGCTTGCTGACCAACCGCGACAGGCCGGTGCAACTGGTCATTGCAGGCAAGGCACACCCGTATGACGATTTCGGCAAACGCATGATACGCCAATGGAACGATTATCTGCGCCGGCCAGAACTGCAAGGAAGGGTCATCTTCGTGGAAGACTATGACCTGGTCATCGCTGCCGAGCTGGTGCGCGGTGTGGACGTCTGGATCAACACACCGCGCCGCCCCTGGGAAGCCAGCGGTACCAGCGGCATGAAAGTGCTGGCCAACGGCGGGCTCAACTTGTCCGAACTGGACGGCTGGTGGGCCGAGGCCTACCGGCCCGAAGTGGGCTGGGCGATAGGCGACAGACAGGAACACCGCAACATTGCCGAGTGGGATGCAGCCGAGGCGGAACAGCTCTATCGCCTGCTGGAAGAAAAGGTCGTTCCCTGCTTCTACCGGCGCGACGAGAACGGATTGCCGCGCGAGTGGGTGCAGCACATGCAAGAAAGCATGGCACAACTGACCACGCATTTCTCCAGCAACCGCATGGTGCGGGAATACACGGAACGTTTCTATGTCCCGCTGGAAAACGCCTGCCGGCAGCGCATGGACGACGGATGCAAACTTGCCGCCGAACTCGAAGCCTGGCATGCACACCTGCGGCGGTACTGGGATAAGCTGTATTTCGGCAACGTCAGCGCAGAAAAATGCAACGAAGGCTATCGCTTCCAGGTCCAGGCCTACCTGGACGGCATCCCGGCCGAAGCGGTATGCATCGAACTCTATGCCGAGGCCGCGAACGGCGGCGAAGCGGTGCGTCAGGTGTTGACCCGGACGACGCCGCTGCTGGGGGCGGACAACGGCTATCTGTATACCGGCACGGTCAAGGACGACCGCCATGCCGCGGCATACACCCCGCGCATCGTGCCGGCGCATGCCGCAGCCACGGTGCCGCTGGAGGCATCCATGATCAGCTGGTACAGGTGACAACAGCCGTGCCGCCCGAAGGACCCCGCATGCCGCACCTACCCAATATGCTCAGCCTGTCCAGGGCTGCGCGCCTGGTGGGGGTGGACCGGATCGACCTGCAGAGGAAGATCCAGCAAGGTGCGCTCCATGCCTTCGACGGCATGGTTGACATCGAAGAACTGGTGCGCGCCTATCCCGATGTCCAGCTGGAAGATAATACCGAATACAACCGCCTGCTGCAGATCAAGGAGAAGGCGTTCGGCAAGCGCGTGCTGGAACGGATCCTGCCCAGCGCCGAGATACTGGCGGCTCGGATCGCCGAACTCGGCAAGGAGCTGGCGCATCATCAGGCACAGGCGACGCAATTCGGACGCATACTGGAACAGTTGAACGATCGATTGAATGTTGTTTGCAGGGAAGCGGAAGGCGGCATGAAGGCCGCCCTGATTGACCTGCAATCCTGGCTTGAAACGGAGGTAACAACCACCATGGCATCCGAACCCATCAATCCCTTGACGGTGCGCGACCATCTGCTGCGCGTGATGGCAGCTCATGTCACCGTGATGCCCAGCGGGCACGACTTCTTCATCGAGGGAGCAGATACGCTGCTGGAAAGCGCATTGCGCGCCGGCGTGCCGCTCGATTACGGCTGCAGCGGCGGCAATTGCGGCTTATGCAAGGCCAGGATCCTCTCCGGCCAGGTCAAGAAAACCCGCCACCACGATTATGTGCTGACCGAAGCCGAGAAGAACCAGGGCTACGTCCTGATGTGCTCGAACACCGCGGTGACCGACCTGGAGATCGCAGCGCACGTTGCAGGCAGCGTGCAGGACATCCCGTTCCAGCAGATCGCCGCCAAGGTCAAGTCGATCGCATCGATCAGCCCCGACATGGCATTGCTGCATTTGCAAACGCCCCGCACCAGCCGGCTGCGCTTCCTCGCCGGCCAGTATGTGACGCTCCGGCTGGGACAATCGCTGACTGCGCAACTGCCGATAGCAAGCTGCCCCTGCGACGAACGCAATATCCTGTTCCATGTCCGCCGCATGCACGGCAACCTCTTTTCCGATTATGTCTTCGACCGCCTGAGCAACAACGAAACGGTCGACATCGAAGGCCCGGATGGCGAATTCGTACTGCAGGAACAGACCCGTCGCCCGCTTTATTTCGTGGCCTTCAACCACGGCTTCGCTCCCATCAAGAGCCTGATCGAGCACGCCATGTCGCTCAACAAGGCCGAATCCATCGATTTGTTCTGGATCGGCTCCCACGACAGCGACATCTACCTGCCCAACATCCCGCGCGCCTGGTCGGATGCGCTGGATAATTTCCACTATGCAACACTGACAGCCGGCTACGACCTGTCGCACCTCACCGCACTGCGGGAAGCATCGTTGCTCACCCTGCTGGAAGGGAT from Sideroxyarcus emersonii includes:
- a CDS encoding TlpA disulfide reductase family protein; translation: MERSFLPPAPISWAGVLLALLLCSAPAVRAGAWDLKDTAGVHHTLAAEKGKWVLVNFWAPWCPPCLQEMPELEALQQQRKDVQVIGVAVLYRKRQEVLDALRSTAVSYPIVLGDEDVASDFGEMRGMPTSFLYDPSGKLVGKHDGPVTREEVEQALTQGPNLAKLFPR
- the cysM gene encoding cysteine synthase CysM; this translates as MYKTLDDHVGNTPLVRLKRIPGDTSNVILAKLEGNNPAGSVKDRPALSMIRHAEERGEIKPGDTLIEATSGNTGIALAMAAAMRGYRMILVMPENQSVERRQTMRAFGAELVLTPKEGSMELARDTAEKLRDEGRGLILDQFANPDNPRAHYEGTAPEIWRDTQGRITHFVSSMGTTGTIMGCSRFFKEKNPAIQVIGAQPEEGAQIPGIRKWPQAYLPRIYSPQNVDRLEYVGQQEAEELTRRLAREEGIFCGISSGGALSVALRISQQVRDATIVFIVCDRGDRYLSTGVFPA
- the cysK gene encoding cysteine synthase A: MSNLYTDNARSIGHTPLVRLNRIGDGAVATILAKIEGRNPAYSVKDRIGVAMIDDAEKRGLLGPGKEIVEPTSGNTGIALAFVAAARGIPLTLTMPETMSIERRKLLVAYGARLVLTEGAKGMSGAVARAKEIADSDPKYVLLQQFENPANAAIHEATTGPEIWDDTDGKVDIFVSGVGTGGTITGVTRYFKKTRGTRIRSVAVEPSASPVLTQKRAGFDLKPGPHKIQGIGAGFVPGVLDLSLVDDIELVSNEDAVQYALRLAREEGIISGISSGAAVAVAVRLAQKPENAGKTIVVILPDSGERYLSSILFDGLFDPSGIAL
- a CDS encoding NAD(P)-dependent alcohol dehydrogenase, with the translated sequence MIKAYAAFEPRGLLQPFEYDPGELKPHEVEIDVHYCGICHSDLNVIDSDWGRTSYPVVAGHEVVGKIGRIGTKVRHLSIGQVVGLGWHAGYCNECSFCLAGDHNLCSSSQATIIGHHGGFADKVRAASNSVVPIPDGIELESAGPLFCGGITVFNPLVQFGIKPTDKVAVIGIGGLGHMAVNFLDAWGCEVTAFTSSESKKNEALSLGARHVLDSRNPDELKAAAGRFDFIISTVNVKLDWNLYLGTLSPRGRLHFVGATLEPLDISVFSLIGGQRSVSGSPVGSPATISRMLDFANRHRIRPQIEKFSFADINQAIARVRSGQARYRVVLCR
- a CDS encoding bifunctional transcriptional activator/DNA repair enzyme AdaA gives rise to the protein MPDISFKEQRNQYEVVARAIAYLRANALGQPPLKELADHVGLSEFHLQRIFTEWAGISPKRFLQYVTKEHARQALRDSSDVLTAALDSGLSGCGRLHDLMVSCEAMTPGEIRKLGAGLEIRFGFAPTPFGNAFIGWTSRGICHFEFSDDEFETAVSALQTHWPRAALLADPVGAIALAAKIFPAVPGPGELHLVLRGTNFQIKVWEALLQVAPGQVVSYGHLAGMVGCPKAARAVGSALAANTIGYLIPCHRVIRESGKIGDYRWGSVRKIALLAWEASRTDNGKQR
- the glgP gene encoding alpha-glucan family phosphorylase, whose translation is MHITHYLPRTLPEPLAGLTTLALDLRWSWHHSTDTLWQAVSPELWEETRNPWLILENISDRRLEELAADAGFVETLQRQLEAREGHFKSDTWFASQFGQAFRGYVAYFSMEFGLSESLPIYSGGLGILAGDHLKTACDLGVPLIGIGLLYQQGYFRQALDAQGEQIEFYPYNAPTMLPVTPLMDDRGEWVRVNVEFPGRQLILRVWHVEVGRRSLFLLDSNEPLNFPGDRGITSELYGGGQEMRLQQEIVLGIGGWRLLEKMGIDCPVCHLNEGHAAFAILERARNFMHRCAQPFEVALRATRAGNLFTSHTPVEAGADRFPPDLFMHYFRDYAKLLGIDEQRLLALGRDGVRSDRGEPFNMAYLAFRGAGAVNGVSRLHGKVSRDIFQPLFPRWPAAEVPVGHVTNGVHVATWDSQAADALWTDACGKTRWLGTLETVATDLRCLDDRTLWDFRCRGRRGLVDFLRTRLARQNRWLNTTQAQDQSLDPGFLTLGFARRFTEYKRNNLLLHDPDRLTRLLTNRDRPVQLVIAGKAHPYDDFGKRMIRQWNDYLRRPELQGRVIFVEDYDLVIAAELVRGVDVWINTPRRPWEASGTSGMKVLANGGLNLSELDGWWAEAYRPEVGWAIGDRQEHRNIAEWDAAEAEQLYRLLEEKVVPCFYRRDENGLPREWVQHMQESMAQLTTHFSSNRMVREYTERFYVPLENACRQRMDDGCKLAAELEAWHAHLRRYWDKLYFGNVSAEKCNEGYRFQVQAYLDGIPAEAVCIELYAEAANGGEAVRQVLTRTTPLLGADNGYLYTGTVKDDRHAAAYTPRIVPAHAAATVPLEASMISWYR
- a CDS encoding 2Fe-2S iron-sulfur cluster-binding protein, with translation MPHLPNMLSLSRAARLVGVDRIDLQRKIQQGALHAFDGMVDIEELVRAYPDVQLEDNTEYNRLLQIKEKAFGKRVLERILPSAEILAARIAELGKELAHHQAQATQFGRILEQLNDRLNVVCREAEGGMKAALIDLQSWLETEVTTTMASEPINPLTVRDHLLRVMAAHVTVMPSGHDFFIEGADTLLESALRAGVPLDYGCSGGNCGLCKARILSGQVKKTRHHDYVLTEAEKNQGYVLMCSNTAVTDLEIAAHVAGSVQDIPFQQIAAKVKSIASISPDMALLHLQTPRTSRLRFLAGQYVTLRLGQSLTAQLPIASCPCDERNILFHVRRMHGNLFSDYVFDRLSNNETVDIEGPDGEFVLQEQTRRPLYFVAFNHGFAPIKSLIEHAMSLNKAESIDLFWIGSHDSDIYLPNIPRAWSDALDNFHYATLTAGYDLSHLTALREASLLTLLEGILQRHPELTEGDVYIAGPESAGRLAEQLFLDAGLPRTRVFMTHRNL